A single genomic interval of Bacillus sp. es.036 harbors:
- the plsX gene encoding phosphate acyltransferase PlsX translates to MRLAIDAMGGDNAPDAIIDGVYEAIEAFNDLSVTVVGDENKINPLLKGNKDRITVLHTEEYISSDDQPVKAVRRKKNASMVLAVNEVKEGRADAAISAGNTGALMAAGLLYVGRIKGIDRPGLAPTLPTIDEAGFVLLDVGANMDAKPDHLLQYAHMGSVYAEKVRGVNNPRVGLLNIGTEEGKGNELSKQAYALLENSGLNFVGNVESRDILGNEADVVVCDGFSGNLVLKTIEGTALTMFKMLKEELTSSFTSKVAAGVLKPKLKNLSTKLDYSEYGGAGLFGLNAPVIKAHGSSNGRAVFSAIKQARMMVTGNVVSAIQSSLVKEEGE, encoded by the coding sequence ATGAGACTTGCAATTGACGCAATGGGTGGAGACAATGCACCTGATGCCATAATAGATGGTGTATATGAAGCGATTGAAGCGTTCAATGATTTGTCTGTTACGGTTGTGGGAGACGAAAATAAAATCAATCCGCTGTTAAAAGGAAACAAAGATCGAATCACAGTCTTACATACAGAAGAATACATATCATCAGACGATCAGCCAGTAAAAGCTGTTCGAAGAAAGAAAAACGCTTCGATGGTTTTAGCTGTAAATGAAGTAAAGGAAGGGCGAGCAGATGCTGCTATATCAGCTGGTAATACTGGTGCGTTAATGGCAGCAGGATTGCTTTATGTCGGCCGCATTAAGGGGATTGATCGTCCTGGATTAGCGCCAACGCTCCCAACAATAGATGAAGCTGGTTTTGTTCTGCTCGATGTTGGAGCGAATATGGATGCGAAACCAGATCACCTTCTTCAATACGCTCATATGGGTTCGGTTTATGCTGAGAAAGTGCGTGGTGTTAATAACCCGCGCGTTGGTTTATTGAACATCGGTACAGAAGAAGGAAAAGGAAATGAGCTAAGCAAGCAGGCGTATGCACTCCTTGAGAATAGTGGCCTGAACTTTGTAGGGAACGTGGAGTCAAGAGACATTCTTGGTAACGAAGCAGATGTTGTTGTGTGTGATGGCTTTTCCGGAAATTTGGTTTTAAAAACAATTGAAGGTACAGCCTTAACGATGTTCAAAATGTTGAAGGAAGAACTTACAAGCTCGTTTACAAGTAAAGTAGCAGCGGGTGTACTAAAACCGAAGCTTAAGAATTTATCTACAAAGCTTGATTATTCGGAGTATGGTGGTGCAGGATTATTTGGTCTAAATGCTCCTGTTATTAAAGCACACGGATCGTCAAACGGAAGAGCTGTATTCAGCGCGATTAAGCAAGCTAGAATGATGGTGACAGGAAATGTAGTATCTGCAATTCAATCATCTCTTGTCAAAGAGGAAGGAGAATAA
- the fabD gene encoding ACP S-malonyltransferase: MGKTAFLFPGQGSQAVGMGQEFMEAYSVAKDVFTEADHRLNFELTKLIMNGPIETLTRTENAQPALVTTSVAVLEALREKGITADYTAGHSLGEYSALVASGALSFSDAVFAVRNRGLYMEEAVPSGEGAMAAIMGMEREELQKVVDEVTASTATVQLANLNSPGQIVISGAKAGVEKASEVAKENGARRVIPLQVSGPFHSSLMKPAADQLSAILDAIEIKDASIPVVANVTAEPSTSGKEIQKHLLEQIYSPVLWEDTVRKLMDLGVDTFIEIGPGNVLSGLVKKVNRRASVHAVGTPDQLDQLIEKLGEE, translated from the coding sequence ATGGGTAAAACCGCTTTTCTATTTCCAGGTCAAGGTTCACAGGCTGTTGGAATGGGGCAAGAATTTATGGAGGCTTATTCAGTAGCGAAAGATGTATTTACAGAGGCTGATCATCGACTCAACTTTGAGCTAACGAAATTAATCATGAACGGACCTATTGAGACGTTAACAAGAACTGAAAACGCTCAGCCTGCGCTTGTAACGACAAGTGTAGCAGTTCTTGAAGCACTCCGAGAAAAAGGGATTACAGCGGATTATACGGCAGGTCATAGTCTGGGCGAATATTCAGCTCTAGTTGCTTCAGGAGCGCTTTCGTTTTCAGATGCTGTTTTCGCTGTAAGAAATCGCGGTCTTTATATGGAGGAAGCTGTTCCTTCAGGTGAAGGAGCAATGGCAGCAATTATGGGTATGGAACGTGAAGAATTGCAAAAAGTGGTTGATGAAGTTACGGCTTCGACCGCAACAGTTCAGCTTGCAAACTTGAACAGTCCTGGGCAAATTGTCATTTCTGGTGCAAAAGCAGGCGTTGAAAAAGCATCTGAAGTTGCTAAAGAAAATGGCGCAAGACGTGTCATTCCGCTTCAAGTCAGTGGACCGTTTCATTCAAGCCTTATGAAGCCTGCTGCAGATCAACTATCAGCGATTCTAGATGCGATTGAGATTAAAGATGCTTCGATTCCAGTTGTTGCAAATGTCACAGCTGAACCATCCACTTCAGGAAAAGAAATTCAAAAACACTTATTGGAACAAATCTATTCCCCTGTACTTTGGGAAGATACAGTGAGAAAGCTAATGGATCTTGGCGTTGATACATTTATCGAGATTGGTCCTGGTAATGTTCTTTCTGGCCTTGTGAAAAAAGTTAACCGTCGTGCATCCGTTCATGCCGTCGGGACGCCAGATCAGCTCGATCAACTTATTGAAAAGTTAGGGGAGGAATAA
- the fabG gene encoding 3-oxoacyl-[acyl-carrier-protein] reductase gives MAENKTALVTGASRGIGRAIALELAKEGMNVAVNYAGSEAKANSVVDEIKAAGGNAIAIKANVASMDEVQGMIKEVVSTFGSLEVLVNNAGITRDNLIMRMKEEEWDAVIDTNLKGVFNCTKSVTRQMMKQRYGRIVNVASVVGVAGNAGQANYVAAKAGVIGLTKTTAKELASRNITVNALAPGFIETDMTDDLSDDVKSGMKGQIPLGRLGAAVDIAKATKFLVSDDANYITGQTLHIDGGMIM, from the coding sequence ATGGCTGAAAATAAAACGGCTCTAGTAACAGGCGCTTCTCGTGGAATTGGACGTGCAATTGCTTTAGAACTTGCGAAAGAAGGCATGAATGTTGCAGTCAACTATGCAGGAAGTGAAGCGAAAGCAAACAGCGTGGTAGATGAGATTAAGGCAGCTGGCGGCAATGCGATTGCCATTAAAGCGAATGTTGCAAGTATGGACGAAGTTCAGGGCATGATTAAGGAAGTTGTCTCAACATTCGGTAGCCTTGAAGTGCTTGTGAATAATGCTGGCATTACACGTGATAATCTGATTATGAGAATGAAAGAAGAAGAGTGGGATGCTGTTATCGACACGAACTTAAAAGGTGTCTTTAACTGCACGAAATCCGTTACTCGTCAAATGATGAAACAGCGCTATGGCCGTATTGTAAACGTAGCGTCTGTTGTTGGTGTAGCTGGGAATGCTGGACAAGCGAACTATGTAGCAGCGAAAGCAGGCGTGATCGGTTTAACGAAAACAACTGCTAAAGAACTTGCAAGCCGTAACATTACTGTTAATGCACTTGCACCTGGTTTCATTGAAACAGATATGACAGACGACCTTTCTGATGATGTAAAAAGCGGAATGAAAGGACAAATCCCACTTGGTCGACTTGGAGCAGCTGTTGACATTGCTAAAGCAACGAAGTTCCTCGTTTCAGATGATGCCAACTACATCACTGGACAAACGCTTCACATTGATGGCGGCATGATCATGTAA
- the acpP gene encoding acyl carrier protein has translation MADTLERVTKIIVDRLGVEESEIKPEASFKDDLGADSLDVVELVMELEDEFDLEISDEDAEKIVTVGDVIDYINSHQ, from the coding sequence ATGGCAGATACACTAGAGCGTGTAACAAAGATTATTGTTGATCGTCTTGGAGTTGAAGAATCTGAGATTAAACCAGAAGCTTCTTTCAAAGACGACCTTGGTGCCGATTCCCTTGATGTAGTGGAATTAGTCATGGAACTTGAAGATGAGTTTGATCTTGAAATTTCTGATGAAGATGCTGAGAAAATTGTAACAGTTGGCGATGTAATTGATTACATAAACAGCCATCAATAA
- the rnc gene encoding ribonuclease III encodes MSKSKHSPKTRARRFKPKHSRQLVVGEAIKSQFTAFQKEIGVSFENEQLLFQAFTHSSYVNEHRLHPQMDNERLEFLGDAVLELTISRYLYEKYPNMSEGQLTKLRAAIVCEPSLVQFANDMNFGHLVLLGKGEEMTGGRMRPALLADVFESFVCALYLDQGLEVVFEFLEKFVYPKINAGAFSHVMDYKSQLQEVIQRESLGVIDYVITDEKGPAHNREFSSKVMLNGNDLGVGVGRSKKEAEQMAAQKALINLKERNEKES; translated from the coding sequence ATGTCCAAATCAAAACATTCACCAAAAACGAGAGCCAGACGTTTCAAACCTAAGCATTCACGACAACTCGTGGTTGGAGAGGCAATCAAATCGCAATTCACTGCTTTTCAAAAGGAAATTGGTGTATCGTTCGAAAATGAACAACTTCTTTTTCAAGCTTTTACCCATTCATCCTATGTGAATGAGCATCGACTGCATCCGCAGATGGACAATGAACGTCTTGAATTTCTAGGAGATGCCGTACTTGAGCTTACGATATCAAGATACTTATATGAAAAGTACCCAAATATGAGTGAAGGCCAGCTAACAAAGCTAAGAGCAGCAATTGTTTGTGAGCCATCGCTTGTTCAATTCGCAAATGACATGAATTTTGGACATCTCGTACTTCTTGGTAAGGGAGAAGAGATGACGGGTGGAAGAATGCGCCCGGCACTTCTTGCGGATGTATTTGAGTCGTTCGTTTGTGCTTTGTATCTTGATCAAGGTCTTGAAGTCGTCTTTGAATTTCTTGAGAAGTTTGTTTATCCGAAAATTAACGCCGGTGCTTTTTCTCATGTGATGGATTATAAAAGTCAGCTTCAGGAAGTCATTCAGCGTGAAAGTCTTGGAGTTATTGATTACGTCATTACCGATGAAAAAGGACCCGCACATAACCGAGAGTTCTCATCGAAAGTTATGTTGAATGGAAATGACCTTGGCGTTGGAGTAGGACGTTCGAAGAAAGAAGCCGAACAAATGGCTGCACAAAAAGCACTTATAAATTTAAAAGAACGTAATGAAAAAGAATCCTGA
- a CDS encoding DUF1128 domain-containing protein produces MDLTIKSEENLAYMVESIKEKMQVINSGMIKPESFDLSSYDDIYEIYVMLNKKQSLSVAEMQAILAELGKLRAS; encoded by the coding sequence ATGGATCTTACGATTAAATCAGAAGAAAACCTGGCGTATATGGTCGAGAGCATTAAAGAAAAAATGCAAGTGATCAATTCAGGCATGATTAAACCAGAATCATTCGATTTATCTTCTTATGATGACATTTATGAAATTTATGTCATGCTGAATAAGAAGCAATCGCTTAGCGTTGCAGAAATGCAAGCGATTTTAGCTGAACTAGGAAAATTGCGCGCTTCTTAA
- the smc gene encoding chromosome segregation protein SMC gives MFLKRLDVVGFKSFADRISVEFVPGVTSVVGPNGSGKSNINDAIRWVLGEQSARSLRGAKMEDIIFAGSDTRKAVNLAEVTLTLDNTNQYLPIDYNEVSVTRRVYRSGDSEYLLNNQTCRLKDIIELFMDSGLGKESFSIIGQGRIEEILSSKSEERRKIFEEAAGVLKYKTRKTKAETRLKETEDNLHRVEDILYELEDQVEPLRMQASIAKDYLQKREDLEKIEAALTVHEIEEYHQAWKLKKEELDSLKAKELTLNDSITVKKEALASAREKLDKCEHNLETYQQQLLDTSEELEKLEGKKEVLKERKKNAHQNRSNLEERMTFLQEKKRYYEKEIEHHRSRFDQQKKELGQLKSSLKKETELLSDIEQDIEQELDRMKSDYFELLNEQASIRNENRYLQDQLSILSQRKDRLDGDNHKYIEERSAVDEKKAERSAKLAQSKQELEAHVSRFYKSKHDVEEKKKALGEKESKLYQAYQYIQQYKSKKEMLEEMQDDYAGFFQGVKEVLKAREDLSGIEGAVAELITVPKEVETALETALGGAMQNVVVQDEASGRQAITYLKKNRFGRATFLPLSVVKSRKISSYDLERVKQNEAFVGVASDLITFDSKYQTIMENLLGSVLVAKELKGANELAKIMQYRTRIVTLEGDVVNPGGSMSGGSVKQKSSSLLSRQRDLEILIKKLEDMQEKTTGVEQEIKKDKVALADLEEKLDEMRERGENLRLEEQSLLGDLRAIEGDERNSNERLQLYDREKKAIEEEIETHHKRHIYLTERLETITKQAATLESKIDNLTAKKQTQQTSRESIQTEITELKVKVAEHQQSFQNQKETLDRLTTEQNETNTQLAETTEEFTLLSEAMSSNSNGEEKLDQNIVSFRSEKDKLLETLQNEREAKLSLQQEIETISTKLDSLVAEDKQLSGLMQAVEVSINRLDVELENRLAILSEEYELTYEAAKEKHVLSLEPEDARRKLKLIKLEIDELGTVNLGAIDEYDRVNERYTFLSEQQADLLQAKETLYAVIEEMDQEMKKRFEETFTKIRAQFQIVFKELFGGGKADLVLTDPDNLLSTGVDILAQPPGKKLQHLALLSGGERAFTAIALLFSILKVRPVPFCVLDEVEAALDDANVGRFAKYLKQFSEKTQFIVITHRKGTMEESDVLYGVTMQESGVSRLVSVRLEESKQLISQ, from the coding sequence ATGTTCCTCAAACGATTAGATGTAGTCGGCTTTAAATCATTTGCCGATCGTATTTCAGTTGAGTTTGTCCCAGGAGTAACATCAGTTGTCGGCCCGAACGGCAGCGGTAAAAGTAATATTAATGACGCCATCAGATGGGTGCTTGGTGAGCAATCCGCCAGGTCACTGAGAGGCGCTAAAATGGAAGATATCATTTTCGCAGGAAGTGATACAAGAAAAGCAGTGAATTTAGCGGAGGTTACGTTAACGCTTGATAATACGAATCAATATCTTCCAATCGACTATAACGAAGTCAGCGTAACGAGACGCGTTTATCGCTCAGGAGATAGTGAATATCTTTTAAATAACCAGACGTGTCGACTTAAAGATATTATTGAATTGTTTATGGACTCAGGTCTTGGGAAAGAATCCTTTTCTATTATTGGACAAGGTAGAATTGAAGAGATACTAAGTAGTAAATCCGAAGAACGCCGTAAAATTTTTGAAGAGGCGGCGGGCGTTTTGAAATACAAGACGCGAAAGACGAAAGCAGAAACACGATTAAAGGAAACGGAAGATAACCTTCACCGTGTTGAGGATATTTTATATGAGTTAGAGGATCAAGTAGAACCACTTCGGATGCAGGCATCGATTGCTAAGGATTATTTGCAGAAACGTGAGGACCTTGAAAAGATCGAAGCAGCGCTTACCGTTCATGAAATTGAAGAATATCACCAGGCTTGGAAGCTAAAGAAAGAAGAGCTTGATTCTTTAAAAGCGAAGGAACTTACGTTAAATGACTCGATCACTGTAAAAAAAGAGGCGTTGGCAAGTGCAAGAGAGAAGCTTGACAAATGTGAGCATAACCTAGAAACATACCAACAGCAGCTTCTTGATACGAGTGAAGAGCTAGAGAAACTTGAAGGAAAGAAAGAAGTTCTAAAAGAACGGAAGAAAAATGCGCATCAAAACCGGTCGAACCTTGAAGAGCGGATGACGTTTTTACAAGAGAAAAAGCGGTACTATGAAAAAGAAATTGAGCATCACCGCAGTCGATTTGATCAGCAGAAAAAAGAATTAGGTCAATTAAAGTCTAGTTTGAAGAAAGAAACAGAACTTCTATCTGATATCGAACAAGACATTGAGCAAGAGCTTGATCGCATGAAGTCTGATTACTTTGAACTGCTTAATGAGCAGGCGTCCATACGGAACGAAAATCGTTATCTTCAAGACCAGCTTTCGATACTTAGTCAGCGTAAAGATCGGCTTGATGGAGATAATCATAAATATATTGAAGAGCGAAGCGCTGTTGACGAAAAGAAAGCAGAACGCTCAGCCAAGTTAGCTCAGTCAAAACAAGAACTTGAAGCTCACGTCTCACGCTTCTACAAAAGCAAACATGATGTAGAAGAGAAAAAGAAAGCACTTGGTGAGAAAGAATCAAAGCTCTATCAAGCTTATCAATATATTCAACAATACAAATCAAAGAAAGAAATGTTAGAAGAAATGCAGGACGATTATGCCGGGTTCTTTCAGGGCGTAAAAGAAGTGCTTAAAGCCCGCGAAGACCTTTCAGGTATTGAAGGAGCGGTAGCTGAACTCATTACCGTACCTAAAGAAGTGGAAACAGCACTTGAAACAGCCCTTGGAGGAGCTATGCAAAACGTCGTCGTCCAAGATGAGGCTTCGGGTAGACAGGCAATCACTTATTTGAAAAAGAACCGCTTCGGACGAGCCACTTTTCTTCCATTGTCAGTCGTGAAGTCACGAAAGATATCAAGCTATGATTTAGAACGCGTAAAACAAAACGAGGCATTCGTAGGCGTTGCTTCTGACCTCATCACGTTTGATTCAAAGTATCAGACAATAATGGAAAATTTATTAGGCTCTGTTCTTGTTGCCAAAGAACTAAAAGGTGCGAATGAACTTGCAAAAATCATGCAGTACCGAACACGGATCGTTACGCTAGAGGGAGACGTTGTGAATCCTGGCGGCTCCATGAGTGGAGGAAGTGTGAAGCAGAAATCCTCATCACTATTAAGCCGTCAACGTGATCTTGAAATTCTGATCAAAAAACTTGAGGACATGCAGGAAAAGACGACGGGTGTCGAGCAAGAGATCAAGAAGGATAAAGTCGCTTTAGCTGATCTAGAAGAAAAGCTAGATGAGATGCGCGAACGTGGCGAAAATCTAAGACTTGAAGAGCAGTCTCTCTTAGGAGACTTACGAGCGATCGAGGGAGATGAACGTAATTCGAATGAACGTCTTCAGCTATACGATCGTGAGAAAAAAGCGATTGAAGAAGAGATTGAAACGCATCATAAGCGCCATATCTACCTTACAGAAAGACTCGAAACGATTACGAAACAAGCAGCAACACTTGAAAGTAAAATTGATAACTTAACTGCGAAGAAACAAACTCAGCAAACGTCTCGTGAATCAATTCAAACCGAGATTACTGAGCTGAAAGTAAAAGTGGCTGAGCACCAGCAATCATTCCAAAATCAAAAAGAAACGCTTGATCGTTTAACAACAGAACAGAATGAGACGAATACACAGTTGGCTGAAACAACAGAAGAATTCACCCTATTATCTGAAGCGATGTCTTCAAATTCTAACGGAGAAGAGAAACTGGACCAAAACATTGTCTCATTCCGCTCTGAGAAAGATAAATTGCTTGAGACGCTTCAAAATGAGAGAGAAGCAAAGCTTTCACTGCAACAAGAGATTGAAACAATTAGTACAAAGCTGGATTCTCTAGTCGCAGAGGACAAGCAGCTCTCAGGATTAATGCAGGCTGTTGAAGTTAGCATTAATCGTTTGGACGTTGAACTCGAGAACAGATTGGCGATTTTAAGTGAGGAATACGAGTTAACCTATGAGGCAGCGAAGGAAAAACATGTTCTTTCCCTTGAACCTGAAGATGCAAGGCGAAAGCTAAAGCTCATTAAATTAGAAATTGATGAGCTAGGAACCGTGAACCTTGGCGCAATTGATGAATACGATCGCGTCAATGAGCGCTATACGTTCCTTAGTGAACAGCAAGCGGATCTTCTTCAGGCAAAAGAAACGCTTTATGCGGTTATTGAAGAAATGGATCAGGAAATGAAGAAACGGTTTGAAGAGACGTTTACGAAAATACGTGCGCAGTTCCAAATCGTTTTTAAAGAATTATTTGGTGGAGGAAAGGCAGACCTTGTTCTCACCGATCCAGATAATCTTCTTTCTACAGGCGTGGATATTCTGGCCCAGCCACCGGGGAAAAAATTGCAGCATCTTGCTCTTCTTTCGGGAGGAGAGAGGGCATTTACTGCCATTGCGCTTCTATTTTCAATTTTAAAAGTTCGTCCAGTCCCATTCTGTGTACTTGATGAGGTGGAAGCCGCATTAGATGATGCGAATGTGGGTCGTTTTGCTAAGTACCTGAAGCAATTTAGTGAAAAAACCCAGTTTATTGTTATTACCCATAGAAAGGGTACAATGGAAGAGTCGGATGTGCTTTATGGCGTAACGATGCAGGAGTCAGGTGTGTCTCGACTCGTTTCCGTAAGGCTTGAAGAATCGAAGCAATTAATATCGCAATAA
- the ftsY gene encoding signal recognition particle-docking protein FtsY, translating to MSFFKKLKDKFTTQSDDVTGKFKDGLEKTRTSFSTKMNNLVKNYRKVDEEFFEELEELLISADVGVATVMDLIDVLKDEARTRNIKDTKELQSVISEKLAELLHKSDEDGSLNIQEEGLTVFLFVGVNGVGKTTTIGKLAHKFKQEGKKVVLAAGDTFRAGAIEQLDVWGERAGVDVIKHQAGSDPAAVVFDAVQSAKSRNADILLCDTAGRLQNKVNLMNELEKVKRVIQREVPSGPHEVILVLDATTGQNAMSQAKQFGQSTDVSGIALTKLDGTAKGGIVLAIRHELDIPVKLVGLGEKMDDLQEFDPDTFVYGLFSSIIEEEEENEE from the coding sequence GTGAGTTTTTTTAAAAAGTTAAAAGATAAGTTCACGACACAATCAGATGATGTAACAGGGAAATTTAAAGACGGACTCGAGAAAACAAGAACGTCTTTCTCTACAAAAATGAACAATCTCGTAAAAAACTATCGGAAAGTAGACGAGGAGTTCTTCGAAGAATTAGAGGAGCTTCTCATTAGTGCTGACGTTGGTGTAGCAACGGTAATGGACCTCATTGACGTTTTAAAGGATGAAGCAAGAACGCGCAATATTAAAGATACAAAAGAACTTCAGAGTGTCATTTCAGAAAAATTAGCGGAGCTTCTCCATAAATCTGACGAAGATGGTTCACTTAATATCCAAGAAGAGGGGCTAACGGTCTTCTTATTCGTTGGGGTTAATGGGGTTGGTAAGACAACGACAATCGGTAAGCTTGCGCATAAGTTTAAGCAAGAAGGCAAGAAAGTTGTTCTCGCAGCAGGAGATACATTCCGAGCAGGTGCCATTGAACAGCTGGATGTATGGGGAGAAAGAGCTGGCGTAGATGTAATCAAGCATCAAGCTGGCTCAGATCCAGCGGCAGTTGTTTTTGATGCAGTACAATCTGCTAAATCACGTAACGCAGATATATTGCTTTGTGATACAGCTGGGCGCCTTCAGAACAAAGTAAACCTTATGAACGAGCTAGAAAAAGTAAAGCGCGTTATTCAACGTGAAGTACCATCTGGTCCACATGAGGTGATTCTTGTTCTTGATGCAACAACAGGTCAAAATGCGATGAGTCAGGCGAAACAATTTGGGCAATCAACGGACGTGTCTGGCATTGCGTTAACTAAACTCGATGGAACAGCTAAAGGTGGCATTGTGCTGGCCATTCGACATGAACTTGATATCCCTGTTAAACTCGTAGGGCTTGGTGAGAAGATGGATGATTTACAGGAATTTGATCCGGACACATTTGTGTATGGATTATTCTCTTCGATCATTGAAGAAGAGGAAGAAAACGAAGAATAA
- a CDS encoding putative DNA-binding protein: protein MLEKTMRINSLFDFYQSLLTPKQRNYMALYYLDDYSLGEIAEEFQVSRQAVYDNIKRTEQMIEEYEAKLLLFERYIKRQELLEKLKEAIMSENENSKALSLITSLEKLD, encoded by the coding sequence ATGCTAGAGAAAACGATGAGAATCAACTCGTTATTCGACTTTTATCAGTCGCTTTTAACACCGAAACAGCGTAATTATATGGCATTGTATTACCTTGATGATTATTCATTAGGTGAAATCGCAGAAGAATTTCAAGTTAGCCGTCAGGCTGTCTATGATAACATTAAGCGAACAGAACAAATGATAGAAGAATATGAAGCAAAACTGTTGCTATTCGAGCGATACATCAAAAGACAGGAGCTGTTAGAAAAGCTCAAGGAAGCGATCATGAGTGAGAATGAAAACTCGAAGGCGCTGTCGTTGATAACATCTCTTGAAAAACTGGATTAG
- the ffh gene encoding signal recognition particle protein translates to MAFEGLADRLQDTLQKIRGKGKVTEADVKEMMREVRLALLEADVNFKVVKQFINKVKERAVGQEVMKSLTPGQQVIKVVNEELTALMGGEQSKIAVSNRPPTVIMMAGLQGAGKTTTVGKLANHLRKNHNRKPLLVAADIYRPAAINQLETLGKQLSMPVFSMGDQVSPVEIATKAIEKAKEEHLDYVIIDTAGRLHIDENLMQELKDVKEAVTPDEIFLVVDSMTGQDAVNVAESFNDALDITGVVLTKLDGDTRGGAALSIKSVTDKPIKFAGMGEKLDALEPFHPERMASRILGMGDVLTLIEKAQTSVDEDKAKELEKKMRTMSFTFDDFLDQLGQVRSMGPLDELMDMIPGMNKKAMKNVSVDEKQIGRVEAIIQSMTTREKEEPDIINASRKKRIAVGSGTSVQDVNRLLKQFDEMKKMMKQMTNMSKGGKKKGKGMNFPFMQ, encoded by the coding sequence ATGGCATTTGAAGGGTTAGCCGACCGACTGCAAGACACCCTGCAGAAGATACGCGGTAAAGGGAAAGTAACGGAAGCTGACGTAAAAGAAATGATGCGTGAAGTAAGGTTAGCCTTGCTTGAAGCGGACGTTAACTTTAAAGTCGTAAAACAGTTTATCAACAAGGTCAAAGAGCGCGCCGTTGGACAGGAAGTTATGAAAAGCCTGACCCCAGGGCAGCAGGTCATTAAAGTCGTTAATGAAGAGCTGACAGCGCTTATGGGTGGAGAACAGAGTAAGATTGCTGTTTCAAACCGCCCACCGACTGTGATTATGATGGCCGGTCTACAGGGTGCGGGTAAGACGACAACTGTCGGTAAGCTTGCAAACCATTTACGTAAAAATCATAACCGTAAACCACTTTTAGTAGCGGCGGATATTTACCGCCCTGCAGCGATTAACCAGCTTGAAACACTCGGTAAACAGCTTAGTATGCCGGTCTTCTCGATGGGTGATCAAGTGAGTCCGGTAGAAATTGCTACCAAAGCAATTGAAAAAGCAAAAGAAGAACATCTGGACTATGTCATTATTGACACGGCCGGCCGCTTGCATATTGATGAAAATCTAATGCAGGAGCTAAAAGATGTGAAAGAAGCTGTTACGCCTGATGAAATCTTCCTAGTGGTTGATTCCATGACAGGACAAGACGCTGTGAATGTAGCTGAAAGCTTTAATGATGCCCTTGATATTACAGGTGTCGTTCTAACAAAGCTTGATGGTGACACGCGCGGTGGTGCTGCACTGTCGATCAAGTCTGTAACAGATAAACCGATCAAGTTCGCAGGTATGGGTGAAAAACTTGATGCACTAGAACCGTTTCATCCCGAGAGAATGGCTTCGCGAATTCTTGGCATGGGTGACGTGCTAACGCTCATTGAAAAAGCCCAGACTTCTGTTGATGAAGACAAAGCGAAAGAGCTTGAGAAAAAGATGCGAACGATGAGTTTTACGTTTGATGATTTCCTTGATCAACTTGGTCAGGTTCGAAGCATGGGACCGCTTGATGAATTGATGGACATGATTCCTGGTATGAATAAAAAAGCCATGAAAAATGTAAGTGTTGATGAAAAACAGATTGGCCGGGTTGAAGCCATTATTCAGTCAATGACAACACGTGAAAAAGAAGAACCAGATATTATCAATGCGAGTCGCAAAAAGCGAATTGCCGTCGGAAGTGGTACGTCTGTTCAAGATGTCAATCGTCTCTTGAAGCAATTTGATGAGATGAAGAAGATGATGAAGCAGATGACCAATATGTCTAAAGGCGGTAAGAAAAAAGGCAAGGGCATGAATTTCCCATTCATGCAATAA
- the rpsP gene encoding 30S ribosomal protein S16 has translation MAVKIRLKRMGAKRAPYYRVVVADSRAPRDGRFIEEIGTYNPVANPVEVKINEEKALDWMLKGAKPSDTVRNLFSTAGLMEKLHNAKNTK, from the coding sequence ATGGCAGTTAAAATTCGTTTAAAGCGTATGGGTGCTAAAAGAGCTCCTTACTATCGCGTAGTTGTTGCTGATTCACGTGCACCACGTGACGGACGCTTCATCGAGGAAATCGGAACTTACAATCCGGTTGCTAATCCAGTTGAAGTGAAAATCAACGAAGAGAAAGCTCTTGATTGGATGCTTAAAGGCGCTAAGCCTTCTGATACAGTACGTAACCTATTCTCCACTGCAGGACTTATGGAGAAGCTTCACAACGCAAAAAACACAAAGTAA